The Chlamydiales bacterium STE3 genomic interval TAAAGGACCTGTTTATGTTCTAACTAAAGAAGAAGGTGGAAGACATAAGCCGTTCTTTACTGGATACCGTCCGCAGCTTTATTTCAGAACAACAGACGTTACTGGTACAGTAGAATTGCCTCAAGGAACTGAAATGGTGATGCCAGGTGATAACATTGAGATCAGCGTTAAACTTATCGCTCCTGTTGCAATGGAAAAAGGGATGAGATTTGCGATTCGTGAAGGCGGTCGTACAATCGGTGCCGGAACTGTTTCTGAGATCATAAAGTAGTTCAGACAATGATTTAGGGCAGGCTTGTTCTGCCCTATTATTCTTTTGGGTGTGTAGCTCAGCTGGTAGAGCAGCGGTCTCCAAAGCCGCCGGTCGGGGGTTCGAGTCCCTCCGCACTCGCATTAATGTTTGTGATTAACGGGTGCCTAACTGGAAATGGTGTGATGTGTGGTAACGGATGTTAAGTCTATGGAATTAAAAAAAAATGGGCAAATCTCACGTGTAGTTAGTGAAAAGACCAAAAAAAAATATAGACTGCGTGACTTTATAGAAGAAATAAAGCTTGAGCTCAAAAATATTAATTGGACAAGCCGGGAAGAACTAAAAACTTACACGCAAATTGTGGTAAGTGCAACGTTTGTGTTTGGAATGGGAGTCTACCTTGTCGATCTCGCAATCCAAGCGACACTCAATATGCTGACCTGGTTTACTCATTTGATATTTGGCTAATAATAAATAAGGCAGTAAGTCAAAATGCACAAATGGTATGTAGTACAAGTTTTTTCTTCTCAAGAAAAAAAAGTGAAAAAAGCTCTTGAAGAGCATCGCGAAAAAAAAGGCATGGCAGAGTTAATCGATGAAATCTTGTTGCCAACCGAAAATGTTTCTGAGGTTAAAAAAGGGCAGCAACATGTAATTGAAAAACGTCTATGGCCTGGATACCTTCTTTTAAAGATGTCTTTGAACGATGATTCATGGCAATACGTCAAAAATACAGTAGGGGTGATAGACTTTTTAGGTGGAGAAAAGCCTACAGCTTTGACGGATGCTGAAGTTGGGGATATTTTGAGGGATCTTGAAGATAAAAAGCAAAAAATTACACAAAAGCACAAATTCGCTATTGGCGATCGAGTTAAAATCACAGATGGTGTTTTCGTTAACTTCACTGGTACTGTTACTGAAGTTTTCCACGAAAAAGGGCGTCTTAGTGTTATTGTATCAATTTTTGGTCGAGACACACGTGTAGACGATCTTGAGTTCTCTCAGGTAGAAGAAGTTTCTGAGGATACTGAAAATTAATCTAAGTTTGCTTAAATCTTTGTCAGCCTCAAAGGTTTTTGCGTTAATTTGTATTTTAAAATAGGCATTAATTATGGCCAAAAAAATTGTTAAAGTGATCAAGCTGCAAATTCCTGCAGGAAAAGCTAACCCAGCGCCTCCAATCGGTCCAGCGCTCGGTGCAGCCGGCGTCAATATTATGGCGTTCTGTAAGGAGTTTAACGCGAAAACGCAGAGTATGGCAGGTGATATCCTACCAGTAGTTATTACTGTGTACCAGGATAAAAGCATTACATTCATCTGCAAACAGCCGCCGGTTGCTGAAATGCTTAAAAAGCAATTGGGTTTGGCAAAAGGATCTGCTGTTCCAAACAGGGATAAAGTAGGAAAAATCAAGAGAAGTCAAGCAAGACAAATCGCTGAAAATAAAATTCAGGATATGAACGCTGCGAGCCTTGAGGCAGCTACTGAAAGCGTGTTGGGTACAGCACGATCAATGGGAATTGAACTCGTTAGTGAATAAGAGAAAATAATATATGGGTCATCCAAGTAAAAGAACTCGGGAGATAGCTAAATCGTATGATTTTTCAAAAATCTATGCGGTAAATGAAGCTATCGAAATTTTAAAGAAATGCCCACCGGTGAAATTCGATCAATCGGTTGAAGTTTCTTTAAAGGTGGGAGTTGACCCTCGTAAATCTGATCAGCAAGTTCGCGGCACTGTATCATTACCGAATGGTACAGGAAAAAAAACAAGGATTCTTGTTTTTGCTGAGGGCGATAAGGTGAAAGAAGCTTTAGATGCTGGTGCAGACTATGCGGGTAACGAAGAACTTTTAGAAAAAGTTAACGGGGGTTGGACAGATTTTGATGCTGTTATCACAACTCCAGGCATGATGCGACACGTAGGTAAGCTAGGTAAAGTTTTGGGGCCAAGAGGTTTAATGCCTACTCCTAAAGCAGGGACTGTGACTACTGAAATTGCAAAAGCAATCCAAGAGCTTAAAGCTGGTAAAATTGAGTTTAAACTAGATCGACATGGTATGATCAATAGTGCAGTTGGTAAACTCTCTTTTGCAATAGAAAAACTAGCTGAAAACGTCACTGCTTTTTTGGCAGCGGTACAAAAAGCTAAGCCAGCAGGTGCAAAAGGACAGTTTTTTAGATCACTAGTCATTTCTTCAACGATGGGACCAGGACTAAAAATTGATCTTCGCGAAATTCAGGCAGACTAGTGGAGAATTAGATGAGACAAGAGAAGCAGTACCTTCTAGATGAAGTAAAAGGACAATTAGACCAATACGGTACATTTGTCATTATGCAATACTCAGGCCTTACTGCCAATGCAGCCCATCAGTTTCGCCGCGATGTTGCAAAGCTTGGTGGAAATGTAGAAGTCATGCGTAAGCGCATTCTTTTAAAAGCCGCTGAGGCTGCAGGACATAAATTAGAGCTTGCTGATTTACCCGGACATGTAGGGGTTGTTTTCGCAGGTGAAGATTTTATTGAAACCGCAAAGCTTGTATATAAATACCGCCAAGAAACAGATAAAGCGATTAACGTTTTAGGTGGTTGCTTTGAAGGTAAATTGTATAACAGCCAAGATGTAGAAAAACTTTCAAAACTACCAAGCAAAGATGCAATGAGATCCGAGCTATTAGCTACTCTCGAAGCACCGATGTCACAAACACTGGCTGTTATGGAAGCGTTATTATCAAGCGTCATTTACTGCTTGGATAACAAAAGCAAGGAAGAAGCAGCACCGAGTGAAACTGCCGCATCCTAAAATTTTATCAAAAAGTTTAAGTAATTAGAGGTTAATACCGTGAGCAATAAAACAGAAGATTTAGTAAAGGCCCTCAGCGAATTGAGCGTCCTCGAGATGTCAGAGCTTAAAACTGCCTTGGAAGAGAAGTGGGGCGTTAAGGCAGCTGCAGCAGCAGTTGCAGTGGCAGCACCAGCGGCAGCAGCGGCACCAGCAGCAGAAGCAACTGACTTCCAGGTGACATTAGAATCAGTACCACAAGATAAGAAAATTGGCGTTATTAAGGCAGTAAGAGAGATTACAGGTCTTGGCTTAAAAGAAGCAAAAGATCTAGTTGACGGAGCTCCAAAAGTTCTGAAAGATACTGCTCCTAAAGCTGAAGCAGATTCAATTAAAAAGAAAGTTGAAGAAGCTGGCGCTAAAGTTTCCCTTAAAGGTCTGTAGTGCTTCTGAGGCATGTTCTTAAGGGGCATGCCTCTCTTTTTAAAGAATGAAGGGTAGTGGATAAAACAGCCATGTTTTATCCTTTTTCCTTTATCCTTTAAAAACCAAGGAGACCTTATTCATGTTGCAAAGGCCGCCGCACCGTGTTAGCGTTCTCGAAAAGGAAGAAATTATTGATCTTCCCAACCTTATCGAGATTCAGGTCAAATCTTATAATCAATTTCTTCAGTCCAATAGATTCGCAGAAGAACGCGAGAATTTCGGATTGCAAGAAGTGTTTACTGAGATATTTCCGATTAAATCGTATGACGAAAAAACTATTTTAGAGTTTCTTTCTTACAATTTAGGAGTGCCTAAGTATTCCCCCGAAGAGAGTATCAGAAGAGGAATCACTTATAGCGTTACATTAAAAGTGAAATTTCGCCTGACCGACGAGACTGGTATCAAAGAAGAAGAAGTCTACATGGGGACACTTCCCGTAATGACGGATAAGGGAACTTTTATTATTAATGGTGCTGAAAGGGTTGTCGTTTCCCAACTCCATCGCTCTCCAGGTATTTGCTTTGAGCAAGAAAGACATAGTCGTGGTAACATGATTTACTCTTTTCGTATCATTCCTTACCGGGGAAGTTGGCTGGAAGGTGCCTTTGATTCAAATGACTTAATCCATATTTACATTGACCGTAAAAAGCGTCGTCGTAAAATTCTGGCAACAACCTTTATCCGTGCTTTAGGATATTCCAGTAACACAGATATTATCGAAGAATTTTTTCAAGTAAAAAAGGTTAAATTTAAATCTGAAAAAGATTTCGAGAAGCTTATTGGTAGAATTTTAGCATCAGATGTTTTGGATGAGAAAAGTGGTCTTACCTTTGGAAAAGCAGGTGAGAAGCTAACCACAGCTATGCTAAAGCGCATCTTCGATGCAGGTATTGATAATATTCGCATTGCGGAAGATGCTGATGAAACTAGCCCTATCATCAAAATGTTAGCAAAAGATGCAACGGATTCTTACGAGTCAGCATTAAAGGACTTTTACAGAAAGATTAGACCAGGCGAACCTGTTACGCTTTCAAATGCTCGTTCAGCAATTATGCGCCTTTTCTTTGATCCAAAACGCTATAATTTGGGGCGTGTTGGAAGGTACAAACTAAATTCTAAGCTGCGCTTTGAAGTAAATGACGAGACCCTTCAAACAGTTACCTTAACTAAAGAAGATGTTATTGGTGCTTTGAAATATTTAATTCGCCTTAAAAAGGGTGATGATGATGTATCAGTAGATGATATTGATCATTTAGGTAATAGAAGGGTGCGTTCTGTCGGAGAACTTATTCAAAACCAATGTCGTATCGGCTTAGCTAGAATGGAAAAGATTATCCGTGAAAGAATGAATCTTTTTGATTTTTCTTCAGATACGCTTACTCCTGGAAAAATTGTGTCTGCCAAGGGCCTAGCTGGCGTTTTAAAAGATTTTTTTGGTAGATCCCAGCTTTCACAATTCATGGATCAAGCAAATCCAGTAGCTGAGCTAACACACAAAAGACGTTTATCTTCTCTTGGGCCTGGCGGTTTGAACCGTGATAGAGCGGGTTTTGAAGTTCGTGACGTTCATCCAAGTCACTATGGACGTATTTGCCCAATTGAAACTCCCGAAGGTCCAAACATTGGCTTGATTACATCGCTATCAGCTTATGCTAAGATTAATGAATTTGGTTTTATTGAAACACCCTATCGTATCGTAAGAGAAGGAGTGGTTACAGATGAAATTGAGTACATGACAGCCGATCAAGAAGAGCGCTGTGTAATAGCTCAGGCATCTGCACCGCTGGATGAATACAGCATGTTCAAAGAGCCGATCTGCTGGGCGCGTTATAGGGGGGAGCAGTTTGAGATTGAATCCTCAAGAGCCACACATATGGATGTTTCTCCAAAACAATTAGTTTCCATTGTTACTGGATTAATTCCATTCTTAGAGCATGATGATGCTAACCGAGCATTGATGGGCTCAAACATGCAGCGCCAAGGTGTGCCCCTGTTAAGACCGCAAGCTCCAATTGTTGGGACGGGTTTAGAGGCTAGAGCGGCCCGAGACTCAGGGGCTGTTATCATCGCCCAGGAAGATGGTGTGGTAGATTATGCTGATGGCTTTAAAATTGTCATCTCGCCTAAAGACAACCGTTTAGAGAAAAAAGTCTACCCACTTAAGAAATTCATGCGTTCTAACTCAGGAACATGCATTAATCAGAGACCTCTTTGCACAGTTGGTGATCAAATTAGGGCAGGTGACGTTATTGCAGATGGACCTGCAACCGATAAGGGCGAAATCGCACTTGGCCGAAATGTCCTTGTTGCATTTATGCCTTGGTATGGCTACAACTTTGAGGATGCGATTATCATTTCTGAAAAATTACTTCGCGAAGATGCCTACACTTCAATTTATATCGAAGAGTTTGAGTTAACGGCGCGAGATACTAAGTTGGGTAAGGAGGAAATCACTCGGGATATACCAAATGTCCCTGAGGAAGCCCTTGTTAACCTAGGGGATGATGGCATTATCCGCATCGGAGCGGAAGTGAAACCAGGTGACATTCTCGTAGGTAAAATAACGCCGAAGTCTGAGACAGAGCTTGCCCCAGAAGAGCGACTCTTAAGAGCTATCTTTGGAGAAAAAGCTGCGGATGTCAAAGACGCCTCTTTAACAGCACCTCCTGGAACTGAAGGTGTTGTAATGGACGTAAAAGTCTTCAGCAGAAGAGATCGTTTATCCAAAAGTGATGATGAGCTAGTTGAGGAGGCTTCTCGCCTAAAAGATATCCAACGTGAGTTTAAAGCTAAGCAAAATGAACTACGGATAGAAAAAAGAGAAAAAATTGGAGCCTTGCTGCTCAATGAAATTGCTCCTGGAACGATCGTTCATCGCAAATCGGCAGAGGTGCTGGTGGCTGAAGGAGATTTAATTACTCAGGATACCCTTGAGATCTTGGATAGAGAGAATGTTGAAGATCTATTGATGCCTGAAAACGAAATCTATGATACTCTTAAAGAAATGTTGCATCATTATACGATTGCGACGCAGACTTTAGAGACTCAACATAAAACAGAAATTGAGTTTCTTCGAAAAGGAGATACTGATTTAGATCCTGGAATTATCCGCCAAGTTAAAGTGTATGTGGCTTCTAAACGTAAGCTTCAGGTGGGTGATAAAATGGCCGGTCGCCACGGTAACAAAGGGGTGGTATCGAGAATTGTACCCGAAGCTGACATGCCCTACATGTCTGATGGGCAAGCAATTGAGATCATCTTGAATCCTCTTGGTGTGCCTTCTCGTTTAAATATGGGGCAATTATTTGAAACACATCTAGGTATTGCAGCCAGGAAGGCGGGTATTGCGGTTAAGAGCCCAGTCTTTGAAGGCTTTCCTGAACAAATGATTTGGGATATGATGAAAGAGCAAAATTTCCCAGCAGATGGTAAGTTTTATCTTTATGATGGGTGTACTGGAGAGCGGTATGACAATCCAACCGTTGTTGGCTATATCTATATGCTTAAATTAAGCCACCTTGTAGCAGACAAAATCCACGCAAGGGCTGTCGGGCCTTATTCTTTAGTCACGCAGCAACCTCTTGGTGGTAAAGCTCAAATGGGTGGTCAGCGTTTCGGGGAGATGGAAGTGTGGGCTGCAGAGGCTTACGGCGCGGCGCACTTACTACAGGAGTTGTTGACCGTAAAATCTGATGACGTCTCTGGACGGACAAGAATTTACGAGTCCATCGTTAAAGGTGATAACTTACTGAAATCTGGGACACCAGAATCGTTTAATGTTCTTATTAAAGAGATGCAAGGGCTTGGCCTCGATATCCGTACAGAAACGGTGACCGAGTAAAGTTTAAGTTCGTCCGGCTTTCGAAATAAGAAAGCCGGATTCAGATCATCCTTGTTTTTTACAAGGTAAATCTTAGCATTAAAGGCAGTCATAAATTTTAAAGTCTTGAAGTTAGGGAGACGTTCATGTCAGAACAAAATCAGCACGAAGCGCAATTTGATAAGTTAACAATCAAAATTGCTTCTGATGATGTTATTCGTAACCAGTGGTCCCGTGGTGAAATTAAAAAGCCTGAAACAATCAACTATCGTACATTCAAACCAGAGAAAGGCGGGCTTTTTTGTGAAAAAATATTTGGGCCAACTCGTGATTGGGAATGCGCTTGCGGGAAGTATAAAAAAATCAAACATAAAGGAATTGTTTGCGATCGTTGTGGTGTTGAGGTCACAGTTTCGAAGGTTCGTCGCGAAAGAATGGCTCATATTGAGTTAGCAGTCCCTGTCGTTCACATTTGGTTTTTCAAAACGATGCCTTCTCGTATAGGTAACGTCTTAGGAATGTCTTCAACTGATCTAGAACGCATCATCTACTATGAAGAATATGTTGTTATCGATCCGGGCCAAACAGATCTAGAAAAAAAGCAATTGCTAAGTGATATTGAGTATAGAGAAGCTCAGGAAAGATGGGGAAGAGACTCTTTTGTCGCAAAAATGGGCGGAGAGGCTGTTCATGATCTATTAGCTTCAGAAGATCTGCAATCCTTACTGGTCGACTTAAAGGATAAATTGCGCAAAACAAAGTCTCAGCAAGCTCGTATGAAGCTAGCAAAACGGCTAAAAATTATTGAGAGTTTCATTTACTCTGGTAATAAACCAGAATGGATGGTGATGTCTGTTGTTCCCGTAATCCCACCAGATCTCAGACCCCTTGTGCCTTTAGATGGCGGACGTTTTGCAACTTCTGACCTTAACGATCTCTATCGACGAGTGATTAATCGTAACAATCGCTTAAAAGCGATTTTGAAGCTTAAGACTCCAGAAGTTATTGTTCGCAACGAAAAACGTATGCTGCAGGAAGCTGTTGATGCCCTCTATGATAATGGACGACATGGCCACCCAGTGATGGGCGCGGGAAATAGACCCTTGAAATCACTTTCTGAGATGCTTAAAGGTAAGCAAGGACGTTTCAGACAAAACTTGCTTGGTAAACGTGTTGACTATTCAGGACGTTCAGTCATCATTGTAGGCCCAGAACTGAAATTCAATCAATGCGGCTTACCTAAGCTCATGGCCTTAGAATTATTTGAACCATTTATTGTTAAGAGACTTAAAGACCTAGGCTATGTTTACACAATAAGATCCGCCAAGAAAATGATTCAGCGCCATGCTCCAGAGGTATGGGACGTTCTTGATGAGATTATTAAGGGTCACCCGGTTCTTTTAAACCGTGCTCCTACTCTTCACCGTCTAGGGATTCAAGCTTTTGAGCCGGTTCTTATTGAAGGTAAAGCGATTCGGATTCATCCTTTAGTCTGCGCTGCATTCAATGCGGACTTTGACGGAGACCAAATGGCGGTTTATGTGCCTCTTTCGTTAGAAGCACAGTTAGAGGCCAAGTTATTGATGATGGCACCAGATAACATCTTCTTGCCTTCATCAGGAAAACCTGTAGCTGTACCCTCTCAGGATATGACTTTAGGGCTGTACTACCTTATGCATGACCCACTTTACATTCCTGAGCAGCATGGCAAGAAAACCAAGGTATTTAGGGACGCGAGTGAAGTTTTAATGGCCCTTCAGGCAAGTGGAAGCTACAACTGGTATGAAGATGAAACTTCAGATCAAAGCCCTTTTTACAATAGAGGCTTGCGAATCCACGAGCAGATTAAGCTACGTACACCTATTGGGATGATTGAAACAACGCCGGGTAGGGTGATTTTTAACTCAATTGTACCTAAAGAACTCGGATTCCAAAATTATAGTCTTCCAAAAAAGAAGATGAGTGATTTGGTTATGGAGTGCTATAAGACAGTTGGTTTAGAAAAAACAGTCAAGTTTTTGGATAACCTTAAAGCCCTAGGCTTTGCAGAAGCGACAAAAGCAGCCTTATCCATGGGTGTTTGCGACGTTAAAATCCCCGTTAATAAGCAAAAAATGATTAATGAGGGTCACAATAAAATTGCCCTTGTTAAGAGACAAAACGAAGATGGAATTATTACTGATGGTGAAAGGCACTCAAAGACAATCAGTATATGGACAGAGGTTTCGGATCGCTTATCTGAAGAGCTTTTCGATCTCATCGGAGAGATGTCTCATGATAAACTAAACCCAATTGACTTAATGATGAACTCAGGTGCTCGTGGTAATAAAACTCAGATTAAGCAGCTTGGGGCACTCCGCGGTCTTATGGCGAAACCGTCTGGCGAAATTATCGAGTCTCCCATTACTTCGAACTTCCGTGAAGGCTTAACAGTACTTGAGTACTTTATTTCTTCTCACGGTGCTCGTAAAGGATTGTCAGATACAGCTTTAAAAACAGCGGACTCTGGATATTTAACAAGAAGGCTCGTTGACGTAGCTCAGGACGTGATTATTACGGAAGAAGACTGTGGGACTTTAAATGGTATTGAAGTTTCCGCTATCAAGCAAGGACAAGAAGAGCTATTGCCTTTGAAAGATCGCATTTTCGGGCGGACAGTATGCGATGATGTGTACCTCCCAGGAGACAGCACAAAATTACTGGCAAAAATTGGGGATATTTTAACAATTCGCCAGGCAGAAGCGATAGACGACTCAGGTATCGAAACGGTAAAAATTCGCTCAGTTTTAACTTGTGAGACAAGGAGGGGAGTCTGTGCTAAATGCTATGGAGTCAACCTTGCAAATGGCCGTAAGGTTAGCCAAGGCGAGGCTGTCGGCATTATTGCAGCACAGTCGATCGGTGAACCTGGAACTCAGTTGACAATGCGTACTTTCCACTTAGGTGGTATTGCTTCTGCAAGTGTTAGCCCAGAGCTTGTCGTAGAGCATGAAGGACTTTTGATCTACAAGGACCTCAGAGTTGTTCAAAACGATGAAGGCCAGTGGGTGGCTCTTAACAAAAATGGTTGCCTTGTTATTGTTAGAGATGAAGGTCGCTCGCTCGACGAATATAAGAAACTTTTGAGTACAAAGTCAATTGAACCTCTACAGACATTTAACATTGAGCTTGGTACAAAAATTTTGAGAGCCGACGGCGCGACCATTAAATTGGGCGAAAAAATCGCAGTGTGGGAACAGCATAATATCCCTATTATCTGTGATCGTCCAGGGTATGTTAAATATGAAGATCTTGTCGAGGGACTTTCGACGGATAAAGATGTCAACAAGCAAACAGGACAAGTTGAGATTATTGTTAAGCAACACCGAGGGGAACTTCATCCTCAAATCTGTATTTATGCTGATAAAAAGTATGAAGAACTTGTTGGAACCTATCCTATCCCATCAGGTGCGATTATTTCTCTTGAAGAGGGGCAATATGCTTCTGCTGGTAAATTGCTAGCTAGATTGCCACGTGGAGCTATGAAAACGAAGGATATCACTGGGGGGCTTCCCCGTGTTGCTGAACTTTTCGAAGCACGTAAGCCAAAAGACTCTGCTGAGATTGCCAAAATTGATGGTGTCGTAGACTTTAGAGGTGTACAGAAGAATAAGCGTATTGTAGTTGTCAGAGATGAAACTTCCGGAATGGAAGAAGAACATCTGATACCCCATACAAAACACTTAATTGTTCAACGTGGGGATCATGTAAGTAAGGGACAGCAACTTACAGATGGTGTCGTTATTCCACATGAAATTTTAGAGATCTGCGGTGTGAGGGAACTTCAAAAGTATTTGGTAAACCAAGTTCAGGAAGTTTATCGCTTACAAGGGGTAGACATCAATGATAAGCATATCGAAATCATAGTACGCCAGATGCTGAAGAAAGTGCGCGTCATCGATCCGGGTGACACAAGCATGTTATATGGTGAGGAAGTGGACCGCAAAGAGTTTGAACTTGAAAACTCAAAAGTAACAAAAGAGGGTGGGAAAGCGGC includes:
- a CDS encoding 50S ribosomal protein L10 (Product derived from UniProtKB/Swiss-Prot:Q6MDM3;Gene name derived from UniProtKB/Swiss-Prot:Q6MDM3); amino-acid sequence: MRQEKQYLLDEVKGQLDQYGTFVIMQYSGLTANAAHQFRRDVAKLGGNVEVMRKRILLKAAEAAGHKLELADLPGHVGVVFAGEDFIETAKLVYKYRQETDKAINVLGGCFEGKLYNSQDVEKLSKLPSKDAMRSELLATLEAPMSQTLAVMEALLSSVIYCLDNKSKEEAAPSETAAS
- a CDS encoding Protein translocase subunit SecE (Product derived from UniProtKB/Trembl:F8L118;Gene name derived from UniProtKB/Trembl:F8L118), which produces MELKKNGQISRVVSEKTKKKYRLRDFIEEIKLELKNINWTSREELKTYTQIVVSATFVFGMGVYLVDLAIQATLNMLTWFTHLIFG
- a CDS encoding 50S ribosomal protein L1 (Product derived from UniProtKB/Swiss-Prot:Q6MDM4;Gene name derived from UniProtKB/Swiss-Prot:Q6MDM4), whose product is MGHPSKRTREIAKSYDFSKIYAVNEAIEILKKCPPVKFDQSVEVSLKVGVDPRKSDQQVRGTVSLPNGTGKKTRILVFAEGDKVKEALDAGADYAGNEELLEKVNGGWTDFDAVITTPGMMRHVGKLGKVLGPRGLMPTPKAGTVTTEIAKAIQELKAGKIEFKLDRHGMINSAVGKLSFAIEKLAENVTAFLAAVQKAKPAGAKGQFFRSLVISSTMGPGLKIDLREIQAD
- a CDS encoding 50S ribosomal protein L11 (Product derived from UniProtKB/Swiss-Prot:Q6MDM5;Gene name derived from UniProtKB/Swiss-Prot:Q6MDM5), which produces MAKKIVKVIKLQIPAGKANPAPPIGPALGAAGVNIMAFCKEFNAKTQSMAGDILPVVITVYQDKSITFICKQPPVAEMLKKQLGLAKGSAVPNRDKVGKIKRSQARQIAENKIQDMNAASLEAATESVLGTARSMGIELVSE
- a CDS encoding 50S ribosomal protein L7/L12 (Product derived from UniProtKB/Swiss-Prot:Q6MDM2;Gene name derived from UniProtKB/Swiss-Prot:Q6MDM2), whose amino-acid sequence is MSNKTEDLVKALSELSVLEMSELKTALEEKWGVKAAAAAVAVAAPAAAAAPAAEATDFQVTLESVPQDKKIGVIKAVREITGLGLKEAKDLVDGAPKVLKDTAPKAEADSIKKKVEEAGAKVSLKGL
- a CDS encoding DNA-directed RNA polymerase subunit beta (Product derived from UniProtKB/Swiss-Prot:Q6MDM1;Gene name derived from UniProtKB/Swiss-Prot:Q6MDM1;EC number derived from UniProtKB/Swiss-Prot:Q6MDM1) — protein: MLQRPPHRVSVLEKEEIIDLPNLIEIQVKSYNQFLQSNRFAEERENFGLQEVFTEIFPIKSYDEKTILEFLSYNLGVPKYSPEESIRRGITYSVTLKVKFRLTDETGIKEEEVYMGTLPVMTDKGTFIINGAERVVVSQLHRSPGICFEQERHSRGNMIYSFRIIPYRGSWLEGAFDSNDLIHIYIDRKKRRRKILATTFIRALGYSSNTDIIEEFFQVKKVKFKSEKDFEKLIGRILASDVLDEKSGLTFGKAGEKLTTAMLKRIFDAGIDNIRIAEDADETSPIIKMLAKDATDSYESALKDFYRKIRPGEPVTLSNARSAIMRLFFDPKRYNLGRVGRYKLNSKLRFEVNDETLQTVTLTKEDVIGALKYLIRLKKGDDDVSVDDIDHLGNRRVRSVGELIQNQCRIGLARMEKIIRERMNLFDFSSDTLTPGKIVSAKGLAGVLKDFFGRSQLSQFMDQANPVAELTHKRRLSSLGPGGLNRDRAGFEVRDVHPSHYGRICPIETPEGPNIGLITSLSAYAKINEFGFIETPYRIVREGVVTDEIEYMTADQEERCVIAQASAPLDEYSMFKEPICWARYRGEQFEIESSRATHMDVSPKQLVSIVTGLIPFLEHDDANRALMGSNMQRQGVPLLRPQAPIVGTGLEARAARDSGAVIIAQEDGVVDYADGFKIVISPKDNRLEKKVYPLKKFMRSNSGTCINQRPLCTVGDQIRAGDVIADGPATDKGEIALGRNVLVAFMPWYGYNFEDAIIISEKLLREDAYTSIYIEEFELTARDTKLGKEEITRDIPNVPEEALVNLGDDGIIRIGAEVKPGDILVGKITPKSETELAPEERLLRAIFGEKAADVKDASLTAPPGTEGVVMDVKVFSRRDRLSKSDDELVEEASRLKDIQREFKAKQNELRIEKREKIGALLLNEIAPGTIVHRKSAEVLVAEGDLITQDTLEILDRENVEDLLMPENEIYDTLKEMLHHYTIATQTLETQHKTEIEFLRKGDTDLDPGIIRQVKVYVASKRKLQVGDKMAGRHGNKGVVSRIVPEADMPYMSDGQAIEIILNPLGVPSRLNMGQLFETHLGIAARKAGIAVKSPVFEGFPEQMIWDMMKEQNFPADGKFYLYDGCTGERYDNPTVVGYIYMLKLSHLVADKIHARAVGPYSLVTQQPLGGKAQMGGQRFGEMEVWAAEAYGAAHLLQELLTVKSDDVSGRTRIYESIVKGDNLLKSGTPESFNVLIKEMQGLGLDIRTETVTE
- a CDS encoding Transcription termination/antitermination protein NusG (Product derived from UniProtKB/Swiss-Prot:Q9Z9A5;Gene name derived from UniProtKB/Swiss-Prot:Q9Z9A5); translation: MHKWYVVQVFSSQEKKVKKALEEHREKKGMAELIDEILLPTENVSEVKKGQQHVIEKRLWPGYLLLKMSLNDDSWQYVKNTVGVIDFLGGEKPTALTDAEVGDILRDLEDKKQKITQKHKFAIGDRVKITDGVFVNFTGTVTEVFHEKGRLSVIVSIFGRDTRVDDLEFSQVEEVSEDTEN